The segment GCGCGTCATGGCCCCCACCTTACGATGACGGCCGTCACGTGCCTGGGTCAGGCGTGGTGTCAGGCATCCGGGGGCAGATCGTCGGCGTCCAGCCAGGACGTCGAGGCCGGCGCGAACAGCAGTGCCAGCAGAACCAGTGCGACCGCGATGATCGGGTAGCCGAGCCATCGGGACAGGCCCGCTTCCAGCAGGTAGTCGCCGGTGATGATGGTGTAGCCGGTCGGCAGCAGCAGCAACTGCGTGATGAGCGAGAGTCCGCGACCCCAGCGGCGCCCACGGGTGAGCGCGAGGCCACCCGCCAGGACCGCACCGCCGATGACGACGAACCAGACCGCGGTGCCGTATCCGCTGATCCCGACCTCGTGATGTCCGGCGAGTTCACGGATCACCAGGATCACCGCCACGATGAGGGCGAGAGCACCCTGGGCCGCGGTGCCCAGGCCCGCCCACCGGAGGGTCTTCGGAATGCTCGGGCCGCGTCGGACGGGGTCGCTACTGCTCACTACTCCAGAGTATGGCCGGGGACCCCCGACTCGTGAATCGGGGCCGGGCCAGATATCGTGATGCCTCGTGCGCGTCATGCTCATCACCAATCCGTTCGCCACCTTCACCACGCCTGAAGGTCGTGACGCGCTGGCCAATACCCTCGACTCCCGTTTCAAAGTGGACGTGGAGCACACGACGCACCGCGGTCACGCGGGCGAACTCGGTGCCCGCGCCGCCGAGGAGGGATACGACGCCGTGGTGGTCCACGGCGGAGACGGCTCGGTGAACGAGGCCGCGAACGGCATCATCGGCAGCCCGGACGCGCCGCGCCGCGATCCGTCGAATCTGCCCGCGCTCGGCGTGGTGCCGGGCGGCAGCGCGAACGTCTTCGCCCGCGCCCTGGGCATCGACCGCGATCCCCTCACCGCGACCGCCCAGTTGATGACGCTGCTCGACCAGGGTTCACGACGCTCCATCAGCCTGGGTCACACACTGAACCGCTGGTTCCTGTTCAACGCAGGCATGGGCATGGACGCCATCGTGGTGCGCCGCATGGAGGAACTCCGCGCCAAGGGCCGCAAGGCCACGGCGGGCCGCTACTTCCGGACCACGGTCGGCTCGTTCTTCAAGCCCTCGGTCGTGAACCCGCACTTCACCGTCGAGGTCCCCGACCACGCGCCCATCGAGGGCGTCAAGTTCGGCTTCGTCAGCAACACCGGCCCGTGGACATACCTCGGAACCCGGGAGATCCGGACCAATCCGGGCACCGACTTCGAGCACGGCCTCGGCATCTTCGCCGCCACCTCGGTCTCGGTTCCGCGGAACATCGTGCTCGGCGGCAAGCTGCTGTCGGGTTCGGAGCCGAAGGCCGCGCATCTCTACCGAGACGACGATGTGGAGTGGGTGCGTTTCAGTTCCCCGGAGCCCGCCGACGTGCAGATGGACGGCGACTACCTGGGGCTTTACCAGGATCTGGAGTTCGGTTACCGCCGCGCAGTGCTCGACGTCGCGGCACCCCCGAAGGCTCATTAACCTCCGCGCTACTGGCCGGTAAGCATGAGTTCGGCGTCTTGCCAACCCCTTGTGATGTATCCGGCATTCACTTCAGAACTATAGCCAAAGGTCTGCACAGAGTAGTACAACAGTTATTGACGCAATCACCCACCCCTGCCAAGCAGCGTCCTGCGCCCCAAGCCAGGTGAATTCGGAATTGCAACCCAAGTCATAACCTGACCGTGATGCAAGTGCGTGCTGAGTACGCCGTAGAGCTTTGAAGGAGTTAGTAATGGATTGGCGCCATAAGGCCATCTGCCGTGACGAGGACCCGGAACTGTTCTTCCCGGTCGGTACGTCCGGCCCTGCCATCGCGCAGGTCGCCGACGCCAAGCTGGTCTGCCAGCGCTGCCCCGTGACGGCCGAGTGCCTGTCGTGGGCCCTCGAGACCGGTCAGGACGCCGGCGTGTGGGGCGGTATGAGCGAGGACGAGCGTCGCGCGCTCAAGCGTCGCAATGCCCGGACCCGCGCCCGCAGCGCCGTCTGAGCACACTTTCTTCGACGAGAGCCCCGGCCATTCGGCCGGGGCTCTCGTCTTGTCGGGGCTCTCGTCTTGTCCGGGGCCGCCGGCGCAGCGACCGGTGGCCGTCAGCGCAGCGGGATGTCGACCTGCGCCAGGGTGCCGACACCGCTCGGCGCCTCCACCAGGGCGATGGTCCCGTCGAGGTCGTTGGACACCAGGGTGTTGACGATCTGCAGCCCGAGATGATTCGACGTGCTCAGGTCGAAGCCCGCGGGCAGCCCCTGCCCGTTGTCGGTGACCGTGACCCGCAGGTCGCGGACGTCGCGCTGAGCGCCGATCACGATCTCGGCGCCCTCCTGCCCGGGCGTGAAGCCGTGCTCGATGGAGTTCTGGATGACCTCGGTCAGCACCATCACCAGCGGCATCGCGAGGTCGGCGGGCAGCACGCCCAGCCTGCTGTCGCGGCGCACGGTGACGCGGGTGCCGCCGTCGGGCAGCCACACGTCCACGAGCGACGACGCCAGTCGGTCGACGACCGCGTCGAGGTCCACCTCCTCGTCGACGCTGCCCGAGAGCATCTCGTGCACCAGGGCGATGGACGAGACCCGACGCACGGCCTCGTTGAGCGCCGCGATGGTGTCGGCGTTGCCCGACCGTCGAGCCTGGAGCCTCAGGAGCGCGGAGACGCTCTGGAGGTTGTTCTTGACGCGGTGGTGGATCTCCCGGATCGTCGCGTCCTTGCTGATGAGCGCGAGGTCGCGGCGACGTACCTCGGTCACGTCGCGGATCAGCAGGATGGCGCCGCGGGACTGCCCCGCCGACCGCAGCGGCACGGTGCGCAACAGCACCGTGGCGCGGCGCGCGTCGAGCTCCATGCGCAGCGCCATGTCCGGCGGAGGCAGTGCGCCGTCACCGGTGGTTCCTGCCGCAGCCGCGATCATGGCGCCGGCGTCTGCGGACTCGAAGGGATCGGTCAGCAGGGCTGCCAGCACCTCGGCGACCTGTGAGCCGCCCAGGTCGGTGGTCCACCCCATGCGGTGCACGGCGGACAGGGCGTTCGGACTCGCGAAGGACACGGCACCGCCGGCCGCGATGCGGATGAAGCCGTCACCGGCACGCGGTGTGGACAGCCCGAGGGTGTTGGCCTCGTCGAGCGGGAAGGTCCCCTCCACCACCATGCGGCAGAGCGCCTCCGAGGCGTCTCGATAGGCCGATTCCAGTGGGGACGGCGGCCGCGGATCGGAGGCGTCGCCCGCACGTCCGAGGACCGCGATCACCTGCCCGTCGAACGACACGGGCACAGCGACGCGCTCGATCAGGAAATTGCCGAATCGGCTCGCGATACCCTCGCGTTCGATGACGCCGGACCTCAGGGCCGCCGCCATCAGCGGGTTCGCTCCCTGCACGCTGGCAGGCTGATCGACGCGGTGCCCCACCTCGTCGCGCGGGAACACCGTCGACGCCGTGTTCGGCCGCACCTGAGCCACGTAGACGATGGCGCCCGAGGTGCCCGGGACCGCCAGCAGGTAGTCCGCGAACGACAGGTCGGCGAGGAGTTGCCACTCTGCCACCAGCCGCTGCAGGTGTTCGGCAGCGGGCGCCGACAGGGTGGTGTGCTCGGCGAGCAGATCGGTCAGGGTCGCCATGCGCCGCCGACTCCCCCGACCTCGGGCACGCCGTCTAGTCCTGCTTGTAGGTGGCGATGATGTCGCCGGCCTGGATCACATCGCCGACCTTGACCTTCACTTCGGCCAGCACGCCCGGGTCCTCGGCGAGCACCGGGATCTCCATCTTCATCGACTCGAGCAGCACCAGGGTGTCACCCGTCTCGACACGCTGCCCTGCCTCTGCCGAGACCTCGAGAACAGTCGCAACGATTTCATTGACCACGTCTTCCGCCATGGGACACATCGTAACCGAGCGCGCGCTCGGCACGGGGGTGAGTCACGCTGATTAACGTCAGGCCGCCCCGCCGTGAAATACTGGTCGACGCACTGGAGCACAGACTGAAGGAGGTCCGTCATGAGCAAGCGCGGACGTAAGCGGCGCAGCCGCAAGAAGAACGCAGCCAACCACGGCAAGCGTCCTAACGCCTGAGTCCGAGTCGCACTCGGCTCGACCGCGAAGCGGCCCGATCCCCTGGGGGACCGGGCCGCTTCGTCGTCCGATGTGCGTCTGAAGGCCTACTCGGGGTCGACGCGATACGTGGTCTGCCGCACCGTGACCGTGCGACGGATCTCGACGCGCAACCGCTCACGCAGCCCCTCCGGCGCGTGCTCGCCACCGCACTTGCGGCTGATCAGCGCTTTGAGCTGCTGCTGAACTCCGTAGTGCTCCAGGCACGACGGGCAGCCGTTCACGTGGCTCTCCAACCGGGCACGGGCACCGGCGTCGCACTCGTTGTCGAGCAGGAGATAGATGTCGGCGAGGACCGCCGAACAGTCGAGGTTCTCGAATTCGCTGTCGCCCGGTTTCATTTCGCCACCTCGGAGGTGCGGCCGAAGCCGCGCTCGCGGGCGACGTCGGCCAGCAGGTCGCGGAGCTGGCGGCGCCCGCGATGCAGACGCGACATGACGGTGCCGATCGGTGTGTTCATGATTTCGGCGATCTCCTTGTACGGCAGTCCTTCGACGTCGGCGTAGTAGACAGCCATGCGGAAATCCTCCGGCAGCTTGCCCAGCGCCTCCTTGATCTCATCGTCCGGCAGGCCCTCGAGGGCCTCGATCTCGGCCGACTTGAGACCCGTCGACGTGTGCTCGGCGGTCGCCGCGAGCTGCCAGTCGGTGATCTCGTCGGTCGGATACTGCGCAGGCTGTCGCTGCTTCTTCCGGTACGAGTTGATGTAGGTGTTGGTCAGGATCCGGTACAGCCACGCCTTGAGGTTGGTGCCCTCGCGGAACGACGCGAATGCCGAGAACGCCTTGATGTACGTCTCCTGCACCAGATCCTCCGCGTCGGCCGGATTCCGCGTCATGCGGAGGGCGGCGCCGTACATCTGGTCGAGGAGCGGCAGTGCATCCCGCTCGAAGCGCTCAGTGAGCTGCTCGGGGGTCTCGGTGGGGCCTGGACTCTCAGAGGACACGAACTTCCCTTCGCTGGAAATGTGCTCCACCAAGTCTAGTGCCTGACCCGGACTGCGGACGCCCGCCGGTCGACCCGTCACGGTCGCACCGCGAACCAGCGTTGCTGTGGGCACGTTCGGGTCACCTCCTTCTGTACCGATCCCAATGGACCTGTCGGTCCCGATGGATTTCTTGATCATCGCCTCGGTCAACAACACCTCCCGACGGTTTGTTCCGGCGATGCCGCCCCGGACCGTCGGACATGCCAGCATGGAGGCATGTGCGGGCGCTATGCAGTCACCACCGATCCGGCGAAGTTGGCCGCCGAGATCGACGCGATCAACGAGGTCCCCGAGGAGACGGTTCGGGAGTCGTACAATGTCGCACCGACGACCACCGTCATGACGGTCGTGCAGCGGCACGAGCACGGCAGCCCCGAGGACGTCGCCGCCCGCCGGGTCCGCGCGATGCGCTGGGGTCTGGTCCCGTCGTGGACCAAGGAGCTCGGCAAGGGTCCGCTGCTGTTCAACGCCCGCGCCGAGACCCTCGCGGAGAAGCCTGCCTTCCGGAAGTCCCTGCCGGGCAAACGCTGTCTGATCCCGATGGACGGCTGGTTCGAATGGAAGCCGGGCCCGCCCGGACCGAACGGCAAACCCACCAAGATCCCGTTCTACATGTCGCCGAAGGACGGCACCCGGCTCTTCATGGGCGGCCTGTGGGCGGCGTGGCGGCCGCCGGAGGCGCGGGCCGCGGGCGACGACTCGCAGTGGCTGTCGAGCACCACGATCATCACGACCGACGCGGTCGGACCGCTCCAGGACGTCCATCACCGGATGCCGTTGATCATGCCGGTCGAGTACTGGGACGCCTGGTTGGATCCCGATCACACCGTCGATCCGGCCCTCCTCGCCCCGCCGGACCCGGTCCTGGCGGAGGCGATCGAGATCCGCGAAGTGACCCCTTTAGTGAATCGCGTCGCAAACAATGGTCCAGACCTTCTGGAACCGGCAATTAACATGGGATAGTTCTTGTTTATGAGTGCAGATCGCCCTGGACTGTTCCAGAAAACCGGTTACCTTCTCGGCCGCCCGCTGCCCGAGTCGATGCGTGAGTGGGTCAAGGAGGACCTGACCGGCCCCGGTCATGTCCGCCGCTACTTCATCCGCGGCATCATCCCGGTGATCCCCCTGTTCATCATCTTCCTGCTGATCCCCGGTACCCCGTACATGCGGGTCGGCATGATCGTGCTGCTGCTGATCCCGTTCCTGTACTTCCAGATCGCACTGAGCAGCGTGTACCGCAAGCACCTGCTGGTGAATAACGGATTGGATCCCAAGCTCCTCAACAAGGTGCAGATCCAGCGCGCCGACGCGGCACGCGACGAGTACAACGCCCGCCACGGCAGGTAGTTCCGCCGCGACCTCCGGGGTCCCGCTCGCGGCCTACGCGTACTCGTAGTCCTCGAGCGGGAAGCTCCCCTGCTCTCGCAGCGTGGACAGGGTGGAGTTGGGACGCAGCAGCGTCGCCTCTCCGTGCTGGTTGAAGTAGTAGCTGCGCGACGTCGCACAGTTGCCCGCGTAGAAGACCGACGACGCCAAGTTCTTCGTGGCCCGATCGAGGAACTCGGCGTTCGCCTTCTCGGTGACTTCGAACCGCTGGGTGCCGCGACGGCGCATCTCGCCGAACAGCCGGCCGATGTGCTTCATCTGCCCTTCGATGGTGGTGAAGTACGACAGCCCGCTGTACGAATACGGGCTGTTCAACGTCAGGAAGTTCGGGAACTTGGGCACGGTGATGCCCTCGTAGGCCTGGAACCGACCGTCGCGCCACCACTTCCCCAGGTCGCGGCCGTCGCGCCCGATGATTTGGAAGGCCGGGAAGTTGACGTCCCACAGGTTGAAGCCGGTGGCGAGCACGAGGGTGTCCGCGAGGACCTTGGTGCCGTCCTCGGTGACGATCCCGTCGGCGTCGATGTGGTCGATGGTCCCGGTCTCCAGTGCCACGTTCTGCTGATTGAAGACCCGGAAGTACGTGTTCGAGAACGTGGGTCGCTTGCAGCCGAAGTCGTAGTCCGGGGTTAGGTCCTTGCGGGTCTGCTTGTCGCGCACCTGCAGCCGCATGTGCGCCTTGGCGAGCAGCGCCGCCAACTGGTTGCCGGGCTTGGCCTGCTTGTAGTGCAGGACGCCGGTCACCATCAGCGCCTCCAGCATCGAGGTGTTGACCACTCGCGCGGCCTTCTGTGCCAGCGGCACGGCCGCGAACAGCCGCTGCACCGGTCGCGGGATCGGGAAGTCCACCTTGGGCACCACCCAGATCGCGGTCCGCTGGAACACCGTCAGCGACCGCGCACGCCGCGCGATCTCGGGAATCAGCTGGACCGCTGTCGCGCCGGTGCCGATGACCGCGGCCCGACGTCCGCCGAAGTCGTAGCCGTCGCGCCAGTCGGTGGTGTGGATGATGTCGCCGGCGAAGGTGTCGATGCCCGGGAAGTTCGGCGTGTACGGCTGGGACAGGAAGCCGGTCGCGGTGACCAGGTAGCGCGCGGTGATCTCCCGGCCGCCGCGGGCGCGGACCGTCCAGAACTCGCCGTCGTCATCCCATTCCGCGCGTTCGACGATGACGCCGAACTCCATGCGCCTGCGGAGGTCGTACTTGTCGGCGATGTGGCCGGCGTACTGCTTCAGCTCGGCGCCGGGCGCGAACAGTCGGGACCAGTACGGGTTCGGTTCGAAGGAGTACGAGTAGGTGACCGACGCGATGTCGACAGCGAGGCCCGGGTAGTGGTTGACGTGCCAGGTGCCGCCCAGGTCGTCCTCGCGTTCGAGGATCAGGAAGTCCTCGATCCCGAGCCGGGTGAACTCGATCGCCGCACCCATGCCGCCGAAGCCCGCGCCGACGATCACCGCTTCGTGGTCCAACTGCCGATCGCTCATCGCCGACTCCGTTCCGACTCTGATTACTGTGACCTTTGGTACACAGTAACGCGCGAGGGTGAGGGTGAACAGGCTTCGCCCGAGCAGGTCCGGCGAATGTTGGCATGATGGGCGTCGGCAGAAGAAGATCACACGTCGCACGCAGAGGATCGGTGGAAGAACACATGGCCAAGAAGATCATCGCCGCCGCATACGGGGACCCGACCGAGGTGCTGGAGGTCGCGGACGTCCGCGTCCCGACGCCCGGGCGCGACCAGGTGGTGGTGCAGGTCCGGGCCGCGGGCCTGAACCCGTTCGACGTGAAGGTGGTCAGCGGTGTGATGGGTCGGAACTCTGACAAGCTGCCGATCTCCCCCGGCGCCGAGGCCGCGGGCGTGGTGCACGCTGCGGGCACCGACTCGGGATTCGTCGCGGGCGACGAGGTGGTGGTCTATCCGGCGACGGCCGCCCTGGCCGAATACGTTCTCTCACCGGCCGCCAATGTCCACTTCAAGCCCGCGGGCCTCGGTTTTGCGGAGGCCGCATCCCTGCTGCTGGCGGGCGTCACCGCCGTCGACACCCTGGCGACGCTGCGCGTCTCGAGCGACGACGTGGTGCTGGTGCACGGCGGCGCTGGTGCCGTCGGGTCGATCGTCGTCACCGAGGCGCTGGCCGCCGGTGCCACCGTGATCGCGACGGCTTCACCGCGCAACCACGAGCATCTGCGTGAGCTCGGCGCGATCCCCGTCGCGTACGGCGTGGGTCTCGCGGCGGCGATCGACGAGGCACGCGGAGAGCAGCGGATCACTGCGGTCGTCGACACGGTCGGCACCGACGAGGCGATCGACGTCTCCCTGGAACTGGTCGCACCGCACCGGATCGTCAGCATCGCCGCGTGGGGTCGCGTCGACGACGGCATCGTGATCGTCGACGGCAGCAGCGAGCAGAGCCGGCATCACCGTCGCGAGGCCGTCGAGCCGTTGCTGGCCGACGCCGCCGCCGGTCGGATCGGTGTGGAGATCGCCCGCACGTTCTCCTTCGACGATGCGGGTGAGGCCTTCACCGAGCTCGCCGGTTCGCATCCGCGCGGCAAGCTGGTCTTCGAGCCGAAGTAGACCCCGGTCAGGATTTCTTGCCGCTGAAGAACAGTGCACCGGCGCCGACGATCGCGAGACCGATCAGCACCAGCCAGAAGGCCGCCTTCAGGAGCGGGCCGATGATCGACAGTCCGATCAGGACGGCGATGACAATCAGCACGACCTTCCAGATGGACGTGCCGCTGGACTTGTGGGGTTCAAGCTGTGTACTCATGACTCCACCGTGACTGTTCTGCCGTGGAAAGTCACGCGCTGACCAGGGAAATCGGGGAAAGCTCAGGGTGCTCCCCCACCCGACTTCCCGTCACACTCGGTGACCGCCCCACTCCCGGTCGTCGCGCGCGGTGCGCCGCATAGGGTTGGGCCATGAAGTTCTCGCAACGCGCCGAAGCGGTGACGCCGTTCTACGCCATGGAGTTCGGCAAGCACGCGGCCGCGCTCGAAGCATCCGGCGTGCACGTGGTGAAGCTGAACATCGGTGAGCCCGACTTCGGCGCCCCGCCGGCCTTCCTTCGCGAGGTGCAGCGGATCAGCGACGGACGGTCGCTCGCCTACACCGGCGCGCTCGGCCTCGACGAGTTGCGTGCCGCGATCGCGAATTTCACCGCCGACAAGTTCGGTGCGGAGGTGGCGCCCGAGCGCGTCGTCGTCACGACCGGCGCTTCGGCAGCACTGCTGCTCTCCTGCGCCGCACTGATCGATCCGGGCGACGAGGTCCTCGTCGCCGACCCGTCGTACCCGTGCAACCGCCGCTTCGCCGAGAGCTTCGGCGGCCGCGTGCGACTGCTCGAGACCACCCCGGCGTCGCGGTTCCAACTCGACGCCGCCGGCGTCGCCGACGCGTGGTCGGACGACACCCGCGGCGTGATGGTCGCGACGCCGTCGAATCCCACCGGCACTTCGCTGCCGTACGACGAGCTCGTCGACCTGTGCGACGTCGTCGCCGACCGCGGCGGCTGGCGCATTGTCGACGAGATCTACCTCGGCCTGGCCGACGACGGTCCGGACGGGCCGCCGCGCAGTATCGCCGCCGTCGATCCCGGCGCCATCGTCATCAACAGCTTCTCCAAATACTTCGGCATGACCGGGTGGCGCCTCGGCTGGGCGATCGTCCCCGAGGAGATGATCCCGGTGGCCGAGCGGCTGGCGCAGAACTACTACATCTGCCCGCCGACGCCGTCGCAGATCGCAGCGCTCACCTGCTTCGAGTCGGAGACGCTCGCCGTCGCCGAGGACCGTCGCGCACAGTTCCGACACCGCCGAAAGCTGGTGCTCGACGGCCTGCAGCGGATCGGCCTCGACGTCCCGGTGGCACCGGACGGCGCCTTCTACGTCTACGTGGACGTCAGCGGGACCGGTCTGACGTCCACCGAGTTCTGCGAGACCGCACTGCAGCAGGCGCACGTCGCACTCACCCCGGGGAAGGACTTCGGGACGGCCGGCGCCGAGCAGTTCGTCCGCCTCAGTTACGCCGCGTCCGAGGAAGACCTGACCCTCGCGATCGATCGACTCGGAGAGCTCCTCGACCGGATCTGACGCGGCGACTGATCATGCAGACCCCGCCGTCGACCGCCCCTCGCGGACGACGGCGGGACCCGATTCGCCGTCGAACACCCACCGGCCACCCCTCCAGCTCCCACGCCCCGGAAGTGGCCCGTGCCGCCGACATTTCGGGCTTTCGACTGCGGATGTCCCAGCCCATCGGCGATTTCGACACGCCACTCGCTAGCGCGAGCGTCGGCTCAATCCGCGTGAGGATGTGCCCGCTCAATCGGCGTGAGGGTGTACCCCGCTCAATCCGCGTGAGGGTGTACCCCGCTCAGTCGGCACGAGCGTCCACCGCGACCACTCAGCGACTCAATCAGCGTGAGGTGACGTGGGGGACGAGCCGATCGAGAAACGCGACCTGCGCGGCGTTCAGCTTCACGCGGGCGGCGTCGAGCGGGAACCACTCGCCGCGGTCGACCTCCGGGAACGACTGCATCCTCCCCGACCGCGGCGGCCACGCCATCTCGAAGGTGTTGCTGACGATGGAGGCCGCGTCGAGGTCACCCTCCAGCGCGAACCCCACCACGCGCTTGCCGCTCTTCAGTCGCACCTCCCCCAACTCGAGGGCGTCGCCGCCGGGAGCGGAATGTCCCGTCTCCTCGGCGAATTCGCGTCGGGCGGCCGTCAAACGATCCTCGTCCGGATCCAGCAGGCCCTTCGGAATGGACCACGCACCGTCGTCCTTGCGCGCGAAGAACGGGCCGCCGGGATGGACCAGCAGGACCTCCAGGCCCTCCGCTCCTCGTCGATACAGCAGAATCCCGGCACTCGTCTGAACCTTCGCCATGGGACGAGCGTAGTCGCGCAACGATACGGTGGACGGCATGGAGATCCTCTCGAGCCGAACCCTGCTGATCTCGTCCGATCCCGCCGCCCTGACCGAGTTCTACCGCGACCGCCTCGGCCTGGCCGTGGCCCGCGAGTACCCGGGCGGGACCGTCTTCCACGCCGGCGCAGGCTTCCTGGAGATCCCCGCGCATCTCTCCGCCGACGCCCCCGCGCACGCCGCCGACATCCTGTGGCTCCAGGTTCGCGACGTCGCCGCCGTCCACCGGGACCTGGCGGCGAAGGACGTCCGGATCCTCGCCGCCCCGGAGATCAAGCCGTGGGGTCTGATCGAAATGACCATCGTCGACCCGGACGGCCGGAAGCTGATCGTCGTCGAGATCCCAGCCGACCATCCGCTGCGCCGTGACGTGCGGAAATGACGCCGTGAGAGACTGAGGGACATGAGCAACTGGGTCGCACCGTTCCCCGCCAGCCCCATCGACGCCACCGTCGACCTCCCCGGTTCCAAGTCCATCACCAACCGCGCCCTCATCCTGGCCGCACTGGCCGACGGACCGTCGCGCATCACCGGCACCCTGCGCTCCCGCGACACCGACCTCATGCTCGACGGCCTCGCCGCCATGGGCACCGGCATCGCGTACGACGCCACCGACCCCACGACCGTCACCGTGACCCCCGATCCGCTCCACGCCGGCACCGTCGACTGCGGCCTCGCGGGCACCGTGATGCGGTTCCTCCCCGCGGTCGGCGCCCTCGCCTCCGGCGACATCGCGTTCGACGGCGACGAGCAGGCCCGCAGCCGTCCCCTGGACACGGTCCTCGACGCCCTCCGCGCGCTCGGCGTCGACATCGACGGCGACGGCCTCCCCTTCGTCGTCCACGGCACCGGATCGGTCCGCGGCGGCGAGGTCACCATCGACGCCTCCGCGTCGTCGCAGTTCGTCTCGGGCCTGCTGCTCTCGGCCGCGCGCTTCACGAACGGCGTCCAGATCACCCATGTCGGCCCGCCCGTGCCGTCGATGCCGCACATCGACATGACCATCGAGATGCTCCAGACCGCGGGCGTCGCAGTGGAATTCGACCGGGACGCCACCCGATGGACCGTGGCACCCACCACCGTCCGCGCCGTGGACTGGGCCATCGAACCCGACCTCTCGAATGCGTCTGTCTTCCTCGCCGCCGCGGCAGCGACCGCCGGGCGCGTGAGCGTTCCACGCTGGCCCGTCACCACCACGCAGCCCGGCGCCGCGATCGTGGACGTCCTGCAGCAGATGGGCGCCGCCGTCGACCACTCCGCCGACGGCCTGTTGACGGTCCGGGGGCCTGAGTCGCTGGCGCCGGTCGACGCCGACCTGCACGACATCGGCGAGCTGACGCCCACCATCGCCGCACTCTGCGCCCTCGCCGACGGCACCTCGACGCTGCGCGGGATCGCACACCTGCGCGGCCACGAGACCGATCGACTGAAGGCGCTGAG is part of the Gordonia phthalatica genome and harbors:
- a CDS encoding NUDIX domain-containing protein; the protein is MAKVQTSAGILLYRRGAEGLEVLLVHPGGPFFARKDDGAWSIPKGLLDPDEDRLTAARREFAEETGHSAPGGDALELGEVRLKSGKRVVGFALEGDLDAASIVSNTFEMAWPPRSGRMQSFPEVDRGEWFPLDAARVKLNAAQVAFLDRLVPHVTSR
- the aroA gene encoding 3-phosphoshikimate 1-carboxyvinyltransferase, producing the protein MSNWVAPFPASPIDATVDLPGSKSITNRALILAALADGPSRITGTLRSRDTDLMLDGLAAMGTGIAYDATDPTTVTVTPDPLHAGTVDCGLAGTVMRFLPAVGALASGDIAFDGDEQARSRPLDTVLDALRALGVDIDGDGLPFVVHGTGSVRGGEVTIDASASSQFVSGLLLSAARFTNGVQITHVGPPVPSMPHIDMTIEMLQTAGVAVEFDRDATRWTVAPTTVRAVDWAIEPDLSNASVFLAAAAATAGRVSVPRWPVTTTQPGAAIVDVLQQMGAAVDHSADGLLTVRGPESLAPVDADLHDIGELTPTIAALCALADGTSTLRGIAHLRGHETDRLKALSTEINRVGGDCRETDDGLVIIGGGTLHADVWQSYADHRMATAGAILGLRVNGMQVENVQTTAKTMPDFVAMWEAMAGTAS
- a CDS encoding VOC family protein: MEILSSRTLLISSDPAALTEFYRDRLGLAVAREYPGGTVFHAGAGFLEIPAHLSADAPAHAADILWLQVRDVAAVHRDLAAKDVRILAAPEIKPWGLIEMTIVDPDGRKLIVVEIPADHPLRRDVRK
- a CDS encoding aminotransferase class I/II-fold pyridoxal phosphate-dependent enzyme, giving the protein MKFSQRAEAVTPFYAMEFGKHAAALEASGVHVVKLNIGEPDFGAPPAFLREVQRISDGRSLAYTGALGLDELRAAIANFTADKFGAEVAPERVVVTTGASAALLLSCAALIDPGDEVLVADPSYPCNRRFAESFGGRVRLLETTPASRFQLDAAGVADAWSDDTRGVMVATPSNPTGTSLPYDELVDLCDVVADRGGWRIVDEIYLGLADDGPDGPPRSIAAVDPGAIVINSFSKYFGMTGWRLGWAIVPEEMIPVAERLAQNYYICPPTPSQIAALTCFESETLAVAEDRRAQFRHRRKLVLDGLQRIGLDVPVAPDGAFYVYVDVSGTGLTSTEFCETALQQAHVALTPGKDFGTAGAEQFVRLSYAASEEDLTLAIDRLGELLDRI